A region from the Acomys russatus chromosome 24, mAcoRus1.1, whole genome shotgun sequence genome encodes:
- the C24H9orf78 gene encoding splicing factor C9orf78 homolog isoform X1, whose protein sequence is MRITGKTFRRRRPDSESEEDEQESEEVRLKLEETREVQNLRKRPNGVSAAALLVGEKVQEETTLVDDPYQMTTGGMVDMKKLKERGKDKVSEEEDLHLGTSFSAETNRRDEDADMMKYIETELKKRKGIVEQEEQKAKPKNAEDCLYELPENIRVSSAKKTEEMLSNQMLSGIPEVDLGIDAKIKNIISTEDAKARLLAEQQNKKKDSETSFVPTNMAVNYVQHNRFYHEELNAPIRRNKEEPKARPLRVGDTEKPEPERSPPNRKRPANEKATDDYHYEKFKKMNRRY, encoded by the exons ATGCGGATCACCGGAAAAACTTTCCGCCGGCGCCGGCCTGACTCGGAGTCGGAGGAGGATGAACAAGAATCAGAAGAGGTTCG GTTAAAACTGGAAGAAACCCGAGAGGTGCAGAACTTGAGGAAGAGGCCAAATGGGGTGAG TGCCGCTGCCCTTCTGGTGGGAGAGAAGGTTCAAGAGGAGACTACTCTTGTG GATGATCCTTACCAAATGACGACAGGCGGCATGGTGGACATGAAGAAACTGAAGGAGCGGGGCAAAGATAA GGTCAGTGAAGAGGAAGATCTGCACCTGGGAACATCGTTTTCTGCCGAAACCAACCGGAGGGATGAGGATGCAGACAT GATGAAGTACATCGAGACAGagctgaagaagaggaagggcatcgtggagcaggaggaacagaaggccAAGCCCAAGAATGCCGAGGACTGCCTCTATGAGCTGCCAGAGAACATCCGCGTCTCCTCTGCCAAGAAGACGGAGGAGATGCTGTCCAACCAGATGCTCAGTGGCATCCCTGAGGTGGATCTGGGCATAGA tgctaaaataaaaaacatcatttCCACGGAGGATGCCAAGGCCCGGCTGCTGGCGGAGCAGCAGAACAAGAAGAAGGATAGCGAGACGTCGTTTGTGCCCACCAACATGGCCGTGAACTACGTGCAGCACAACCGCT TTTATCATGAGGAGCTCAATGCACCCATCCGAAGAAACAAAGAGGAGCCCAAGGCGCGGCCCTTGCGAGTgggtgacacagagaagccagagCCTGAAC GGTCCCCTCCCAACCGCAAGCGTCCTGCTAACGAGAAGGCCACAGATGACTACCACTACGAGAAGTTCAAGAAGATGAACAGGCGCTACTGA
- the C24H9orf78 gene encoding splicing factor C9orf78 homolog isoform X2 → MGAAALLVGEKVQEETTLVDDPYQMTTGGMVDMKKLKERGKDKVSEEEDLHLGTSFSAETNRRDEDADMMKYIETELKKRKGIVEQEEQKAKPKNAEDCLYELPENIRVSSAKKTEEMLSNQMLSGIPEVDLGIDAKIKNIISTEDAKARLLAEQQNKKKDSETSFVPTNMAVNYVQHNRFYHEELNAPIRRNKEEPKARPLRVGDTEKPEPERSPPNRKRPANEKATDDYHYEKFKKMNRRY, encoded by the exons ATGGG TGCCGCTGCCCTTCTGGTGGGAGAGAAGGTTCAAGAGGAGACTACTCTTGTG GATGATCCTTACCAAATGACGACAGGCGGCATGGTGGACATGAAGAAACTGAAGGAGCGGGGCAAAGATAA GGTCAGTGAAGAGGAAGATCTGCACCTGGGAACATCGTTTTCTGCCGAAACCAACCGGAGGGATGAGGATGCAGACAT GATGAAGTACATCGAGACAGagctgaagaagaggaagggcatcgtggagcaggaggaacagaaggccAAGCCCAAGAATGCCGAGGACTGCCTCTATGAGCTGCCAGAGAACATCCGCGTCTCCTCTGCCAAGAAGACGGAGGAGATGCTGTCCAACCAGATGCTCAGTGGCATCCCTGAGGTGGATCTGGGCATAGA tgctaaaataaaaaacatcatttCCACGGAGGATGCCAAGGCCCGGCTGCTGGCGGAGCAGCAGAACAAGAAGAAGGATAGCGAGACGTCGTTTGTGCCCACCAACATGGCCGTGAACTACGTGCAGCACAACCGCT TTTATCATGAGGAGCTCAATGCACCCATCCGAAGAAACAAAGAGGAGCCCAAGGCGCGGCCCTTGCGAGTgggtgacacagagaagccagagCCTGAAC GGTCCCCTCCCAACCGCAAGCGTCCTGCTAACGAGAAGGCCACAGATGACTACCACTACGAGAAGTTCAAGAAGATGAACAGGCGCTACTGA
- the Tor1a gene encoding torsin-1A — protein sequence MKLGRAAVALLLLAPCLVRAVEPISLGLALAGVLTGYISYPRLYCLFAECCGQKRSLSREALQKDLDNKLFGQHLAKKVILNAVSGFLSNPKPKKPLTLSLHGWTGTGKNFASKIIAENIYEGGLNSDYVHLFVATLHFPHASNITLYKDQLQMWIRGNVSACARSIFIFDEMDKMHAGLIDAIKPFLDYYDVVDEVSYQKAIFIFLSNAGAERITDVALDFWRSGRQREEIKLRDMEHALAVSVFNNKNSGFWHSSLIDRNLIDYFVPFLPLEYKHLKMCIRVEMQSRGYEEDEDIISKVAEEMTFFPKEERVFSDKGCKTVFTKLDYYLDD from the exons ATGAAGCTGGGCCGGGCCGCTGtggccctgctgctgctggctccgTGCTTAGTTCGTGCGGTGGAGCCCATTAGCCTGGGCCTAGCCCTGGCTGGCGTACTCACAGGCTACATCTCCTACCCGCGCCTCTACTGCCTTTTCGCTGAGTGCTGCGGACAGAAGCGGAGCCTCAGCCGGGAGG CGCTGCAGAAAGATCTGGATAACAAGCTCTTCGGACAGCATCTTGCAAAAAAAGTCATCTTAAACGCTGTGTCTGGTTTCCTAAGCAACCCGAAGCCCAAGAAGCCCCTTACCCTCTCCCTCCACGGCTGGACAGGCACCGGCAAAAACTTCGCCAGCAAGATCATCGCAGAGAATATTTACGAGGGTGGACTAAACAGTGACTATGTGCACCTGTTTGTGGCCACGCTGCACTTCCCCCACGCCTCAAACATCACCCTGTATAAG GACCAGTTACAGATGTGGATTCGAGGGAACGTGAGCGCCTGTGCTCGGTCCATCTTCATCTTTGACGAGATGGACAAGATGCACGCCGGCCTCATCGACGCCATCAAGCCTTTCCTAGACTATTATGATGTGGTAGATGAGGTCTCCTATCAGAAGGCCATCTTCATCTTCCTCAG CAATGCGGGGGCAGAGCGGATCACAGATGTGGCTTTGGATTTCTGGAGAAgcgggagacagagagaggaaatcaAGCTCCGAGACATGGAGCATGCCCTGGCTGTGTCGGTCTTCAATAACAAGAACA GTGGCTTCTGGCACAGCAGCCTCATCGACCGGAACCTCATTGATTATTTTGTCCCCTTCCTGCCCCTGGAGTACAAGCACCTGAAAATGTGCATCAGAGTTGAGATGCAGTCCCGTGGCTACGAAGAAGATGAGGACATCATAAGCAAGGTGGCTGAAGAGATGACATTCTTCCCCAAGGAGGAGAGAGTCTTCTCCGACAAGGGCTGCAAGACTgtgttcaccaagctggactacTACCTGGACGACTGA